DNA sequence from the Oryza brachyantha chromosome 5, ObraRS2, whole genome shotgun sequence genome:
ttatatagaaaattttcaaaaaataaaccgtttagcaattcggaAGCATGCACTCGAAAAGGAATTTGGAGTCAGTAGCCTCGGAGCCGAACATGGCCATAAACATACAAATTCATCTTActagtaaaaaacaaatatctaGCCAATATAACTCCTGAAACTATGCTTGCGGAATGTCCCTAACCTTTCATATTGTCCCGAATATCAAGGACTAAATTGATCCCAAGGATAACTTTGTGGCTTATATCTTGGTGAAGGAGCATTCCAGGTGGTGTGCCGCCAACCATGATGTTAATTTCATAGATCATCATTCGGTTGTCATATGTATTTCTACTTATGTAGGTTAATTTTTAGCGTGTATGTTTGTATtgtgataatatatatgtattgatctatcttattaattgtttaaaaatatctttttgttATCAGACATAGATTCGACTACGGTACAATAGAGCGTAGGATTCTATGTATATGCAAGAGCAGATCCATAAGAAAGGAGACAAGGATTTTTATATTGATTCAGGCTCCTGGTGTGTAATAGCCCTAATCCAATTGATTGAAGAATGCTTTGCTCTTCGTATAGTTTCAACGAGATACACGAGAATACAAGATGGGGACTGAGCGAGGCCCCAAGACAATCTAAAGAAAAGCCTAGTTTGTTTTCAGCCCAAAATCAACCAAGCGAGGATACGGCAAATAATACATCATCAGATTCCTGAAGTGTCATTGGGTCGCCTTTGGAAGCTAAAGCATAAGTTGAAGAAAGCCGGGAGAAAAAGGAGGAGCTTACTGGTCATTTGAACCTGTAAAAGATGGCATTTCATCAGAGACCCTGAGCCTGATTCCCAGGCCCAATATAATCCAATAGGTGTTCTACATGCTTTATACTGTTAGTATAACTAATCTAGATCATTTTTTCTAATCCAATGAATTGAATCTATTTATACTAGTACAACTATTTgtagtagaatattttttttctactgataGTAGAACTTTACATCAACGGTCAAGATTCTTATATAGATGGTAATACTAGTGGTAGAACACTACCAGTAGAGTGTATCGTAGTCAAGCTCATAATCCAAATGTATTTAGATCTTTGACTCAGCTTTGACGCTATGTACTCCCTtggtttaaaatatataaaaaatattgtcttCAAAATTTATCCTAGAATATAACAATTTCTCCATCTGTTGTCTTACCTTAGCCAATCACAACTATCTCTTGCTCCCTTCGCGCGAAAATATAGTGCACTCACAATTTAAGAAAATCAACATTTACAAACTTTGATTAATAGGTGAACTATAATTTGCATGTTTAGTATCATGCATATGATATTAATTCTGTACTTGTTGATTGTATATTATGAACGAAATTAATGGTCAAAAGTTTTATGCTCAAGACCATTTAAAAACttccttatattttgatatggaGAGAGCAATTTTTCGCATGGATTTGGAAGCTtccgagctgctgctgctgctcaaaGGCATAACTATAACTAACTAGCTTTTCAATCGTTGCCTGGATTAAAAGGCGCTCATCCTTTCAGCAAAAGTACTATACTACTCCATAATAAAACATCATGGATCTATCACGACGAAGAtgccaactttctcaagcttTTACGGTTGGAAGCCCACTCAAATCGGCAGTTCAGGGCATTGAGATCGACCATCAGATACAAGAAAATTCAGAACAGTGATCTGATTCTCATCCAGCGAACTGCTCCTGCCAGTAGCAATAGCCACAATGATATCCATTGTAGTGATCTTGCAGATGTTTAAGCCCTCATCATCAGATTGTACAAACcctgaaccttttttttttacagaaactaaactaattatcacaaaactcTACACTCCAAAGTTACAAAGTAGAGTAATGAGTTGGTTGAGACATGGTTGCAGAAGGTGACCCTACCACGGTAATTGAATCGTAAGCAAAAGGCCGTCTAATTTGTTTGCGCCTGATCAGCTATCTAAGCCAGTGGTGGCCACTCGGACAATCTGATCTATCCTGTCCTGATTATCCAGCAGCCAAATctgcaccaaaaaaaaaaacataagttCGTCACGACTCGCCTACAAAAGCAGCTATAAATTACAGCCACCAGTATCATATAGTAGTATACTTAGAGACAAACAATTCCACTAGACATCGACACATCTTGGCGAGTGTACATCTGACAACGTAGGATGGCAGCAGCTCGCGTCACCGGCATTGTGCTTCTGATGATcctgctcgtcgccgccgtgccggaaGCCCGCCGGATcgtgctgccggcggcggcggcggcggggtgctTCACCACCAGCAGTACTGCCGCCGTCGAATGTTcggtggccggcggtggcgctcgccggccgtcgaGGTGGAACACGCGGAGATCGCTGGGCGGGGACAAGAGGACTGTCCCCGGCGGCCCTGACCCGCAGCACCACCACTAATCCGCAGTGGCCAATCATGTTTCACCAAATTTCATCTATATTCACGCGCATTTGTTCCatggttgaaaattttgaacctGGGGAGTCTGGGGAACGTTTGGTATGGTTTCGTCGATTTGAGATcgagttgttttttttcgtAATCTCTTCATGTATGCTATTCATATGAGCTTACtgaaataaatgaatgaataAAAGTGACCTGGACAAACTTCGCGAGTGTGCGTACTTGTATGGGCCGAAGGCGCAACCGTTGCAACCGGCCGGCCCATATAGAAGTTTGCGAAAGCCCAAGTGCCCATGCTCGACGGCCCAGGCTGACCAGGAAAAAACAACACGTGCTTAACTGATCAGACGATAATTATCcgccaaattttaatttcatcaattaaATCCGGTCACTGTTGTTGGATAATAATCTGAAGACGTGTACGTAAGTTAAAAATCTCATACACGTCTCTCCCTAGCCTTATGCATTACGCACGtgtttgaaagaaaaaaaatcaaacttttgaTCGTAGCAAAActgttaattaataattaatggcGCCGGGCAACGTCGCCATTAACGGCAGTGCctccacagcagcagcaaacttATCCACGGTGTGCCGTACGTGGCATCGTCTCCTCCCCTGTAAGGATCACTGCGTTTGGAATTGCCTCGTCGCTGATTTGCGGCCAGATTTTTCCCATTTTTGTGGTCATGCGTTGATCAGTTTTATCGacgggacgacggcgacgacgagacggTGCACCGTGCGTGTCTGTCCATGGCCGGCGTGCAGCTCGGCCCCGGCATACTCGTGTGCCTCCTTTTCTTGGTTACGTGTTTGGTCGCCGCTGTTTGGAGCTACTTGAGGCCGTCCGGCGGTGCGGACGGTGGCCGTGCTGCAGTGATCCCGTCGCCTCCGGCGTTGCCATTCATCGGCAACCTTCACCAGCTCGGCAAGGGGCGGCACCACCGGACGCTGCACGAGCTCGCGCGGCGCCACGGCCCGCTGTTCCAGCTCCGGCTCGGCTCCGTGCGCGCGCTCGTAGTCTCCTCGGCGCCCGTGGCGGAGGCCGTGCTCAGGAACAAGGACCACGTGTTCTGCGGCCGGCCGCAGCAGCGCACGGCGAGGGGCACGCTGTACGACTGCCGCGACGTCGCGTTCAGCCCCTACGGcgagcggtggcgccggctccGCCGCATCGCCGTCGTGCACCTCCTCAGCGCGAGGCGGGTTGACTCGTTCCGCGCGctccgggaggaggaggtcgcgTCGTTCGTGGGACGGATccgcgcggcgagcggcggcgtcgtcaaCGTGAccgagctcgtcgtcggcctGACCAACACCGTCGTGTCTAGGGCGGCGTTCGGGAAGAAGCTCGGCGGCCTGGATCCGGCGAAGGTCCGGGAGACGGTGGGGGAGCTCGCCAACCTGCTCGAGACAATCGCCGTGAGCGACGTGTTCCCGCGGCTCCGCTGGGTAGACTGGGCTTCGGGGCTCGACGCGAGGATGAAGAGGACAGCGGCCAAGCTCGACGAGGTTCTGGAGATGGCGCTCCGTGACCACGAGCAGAGCCTCGgaaacgacgacggcgaggcccgTGACCTCATGGACGACTTGCTCCACATCgtcaacgacgacggcggcggcggcggcgggcatgGCTACAAGCTCGACATGATCGATGTCAAAGGATTCATCTTGGTAGCCCCCTCTTATTCATCCTCGGCTCTCTCCAACTATCACCAACCAAATCAATCCAAATTTCTCTTGTTGCATTGCAGGATATGTTCGTAGCAGGCACGGACACAATCTACAAATCGATAGAATGGACAATGGCCGAGCTCATCAAGAACCCGTCAGAAATGGCCAAAGTGCAAGCAGAGGTGAGACATgtcgcacgcacgcacggagTAGGAGGAGAcaacgccgtcgccgtcgttcaTGAGGAGCAGCTGGGGAAGATGGCTCTTCTCCGGGCGGCCATGAAGGAGGCGATGCGCCTCCACCCGCCGGTGCCGCTGCTCATCCCGCGCGAATCGGTCCAGGACACGGAGCTCCACGGCTACCACATCCCGGCGAAGACGCGCGTCATGATCAACGCGTGGGCGATCGGGAGGGACGAGGCGGCGTGGGAGAACGCCGGCGAGTTCCGCCCCGAGAGGTtcgtcagcggcggcggcggcgacggcgccggcgtcgactACCAAGGCGGCAAGGACCACTGCGACTTCCGGTTCATACCGTTCGGCGCCGGCAGGAGGGGCTGCCCCGGCGTCGCGTTCGGCACGCGGCTCGCCGAGCTCGTGCTCGCCAACATCGTGTGCCATTTTGACTGGGAGCTCGCCGATGGGCAGGACGTGGGCACGTTTGAGGTCGTCGAGTCGAGCGGGCTGTCGCCTGGTCTCGTCAATCCCTTGGTCCTCGCCGCGAAACCTTTGTAAAACGTAAACAAGGACTATTACTCTTTGCAGGGGATTTTATAACGTTTGCGAAGTATTCGGTGGCTCTTTGGATCTATGGACTTTCTTATAGTCCTGGATCTAGggttgtcacatcagatgttttgACGTTAATtaatagtattaaatatagagcgataacaaaactaattagataaataaagactattttattagacaaaatttttaaatctaattaatctatgattactaaatgtttactgtagcatcacatttctaatcatggactaaatatgctcaatagattcgtctcgtgaaatagtccagagtatgcggtggattttattaataatttatatttaatacctctaattagtgtccaaacattcgatgtgacagatttaaaaaaagtcaggGAGAGTCCTACAGGTCTATAGGTAAGGAGGTtgtatgaaagaaaaaaataatatatggtgGGTCATTTTAAGATGCTCCACCTTACGTCTATGGAAGTAAAAGTTTCAAATCAATCTCCATCGttgatagttaatttatatttgttgtttta
Encoded proteins:
- the LOC102704806 gene encoding cytochrome P450 71A1-like, producing the protein MAGVQLGPGILVCLLFLVTCLVAAVWSYLRPSGGADGGRAAVIPSPPALPFIGNLHQLGKGRHHRTLHELARRHGPLFQLRLGSVRALVVSSAPVAEAVLRNKDHVFCGRPQQRTARGTLYDCRDVAFSPYGERWRRLRRIAVVHLLSARRVDSFRALREEEVASFVGRIRAASGGVVNVTELVVGLTNTVVSRAAFGKKLGGLDPAKVRETVGELANLLETIAVSDVFPRLRWVDWASGLDARMKRTAAKLDEVLEMALRDHEQSLGNDDGEARDLMDDLLHIVNDDGGGGGGHGYKLDMIDVKGFILDMFVAGTDTIYKSIEWTMAELIKNPSEMAKVQAEVRHVARTHGVGGDNAVAVVHEEQLGKMALLRAAMKEAMRLHPPVPLLIPRESVQDTELHGYHIPAKTRVMINAWAIGRDEAAWENAGEFRPERFVSGGGGDGAGVDYQGGKDHCDFRFIPFGAGRRGCPGVAFGTRLAELVLANIVCHFDWELADGQDVGTFEVVESSGLSPGLVNPLVLAAKPL